The following proteins are co-located in the Naumovozyma dairenensis CBS 421 chromosome 9, complete genome genome:
- the NDAI0I00800 gene encoding uncharacterized protein: MVKYNFLWVHALLATSTFAYEVSTNTVLDGSVPTGEPVVVDSDAYLALIHGSTQTFSNDLTVNGGLYISDSNTADAGMTLTTNGNLENTGIIVVDNRNATTGMEATIGGSTFRNDGQMFFAGSYKGTSNAFNINPSTSLINTGTIQFSQDAIGSSEADLKSESITNDGTICLQNMKSIIQSDVNGNGCFDIGVNSMYVIQGKDTAIATNQTFYLSSTTSSLYSESNALTDNIIVRGFGNGNTLTFRTSVVSSSYDSETGILSVNLFPFIYHDYNIGLGYDSSLFQVKSVSNSITPDLINNGLAYLGPPPTSSRPAVCSVCQPIPWIPFPPLDIPAPYTTTIVSNTSTISEIVSFYSTQSDGIPVVGSTVSTIPPPITAPQPVTVTITQSGRTITTTYYPQSSQSSMASTSSASSPSSLSNGSKSSSSSSGSSSASSSSSSPSSSSTSNSNLHTTVTSIGTVPVTEVVSDSPSTDASGHVTTVESTYVLVGSSSELISAPYTTTIVSDGSSETDVVSYYPTTDSNGDVIVTVTTLTKSKSSTSTSNSNLHTTVTTIGTVPVTEVVSDSPSTDASGHVTTAESTYVLVGSSSELISAPYTTTIVSDGSSETDVVSYYPTTYSNGDVTVTVTTLTKYHNSSTIVTNKSTQHKTDDVISTIITTDSVVFTQIVTYCPLTDKSGHVATAESTFVLVGSSSVPIPKPSTTVLTKNTITETQVVSCYPATGESGNVIIKSTTQTLVPNSFSTIRAGSVTNTNVLTVYPTSDKASKIQIASAANSIVTNTPSITTSAKSTPSESPVHINPAQSLNSVSSGFAFNSGSTIRSTIPQYTDKPTSSAAIISSENGASSIISSNIVLTVLVSIFFTFVF, from the coding sequence atggtaaaatACAACTTTTTATGGGTTCATGCTCTTTTGGCTACATCCACATTTGCTTACGAAGTTTCAACAAATACAGTCTTAGACGGTTCAGTTCCAACTGGTGAACCTGTCGTAGTCGATTCTGATGCGTATCTTGCTTTGATCCATGGGTCTACTCAAACTTTTTCTAATGATCTAACCGTAAACGGTGGATTATACATTTCTGATTCAAATACTGCCGATGCAGGTATGACACTGACTACTAACGGCAACCTTGAAAATACTGGTATAATCGTTGTTGACAATAGAAATGCAACAACTGGTATGGAGGCTACTATTGGAGGTTCAACATTTAGAAATGATGGTCAAATGTTTTTCGCAGGTTCCTATAAAGGAACTTCTAACgcttttaatattaatccAAGTACCTCTTTGATTAATACAGGTACGATTCAATTTAGTCAAGATGCAATCGGTTCAAGTGAAGCAGATTTAAAATCCGAATCGATTACCAATGATGGTACTATCTGTTTACAAAATATGAAATCCATTATACAGTCTGACGTTAATGGTAATGGGTGTTTCGATATCGGTGTGAATTCTATGTATGTCATACAAGGGAAAGATACTGCTATTGCAACAAATCAAACATTTTACTTGTCTTCAACAACTTCCTCATTATATTCCGAAAGTAATGCACTAACTGATAATATAATTGTTAGAGGTTTTGGTAACGGTAATACACTTACATTTAGAACATCAGTAGTGAGTTCCAGTTATGATTCTGAAACCGGTATATTGTCAGTAAATCTTTTCCCATTTATTTATCATGATTACAATATTGGGTTAGGCTAtgattcatctttattcCAAGTCAAAAGTGTTAGTAATTCAATCACTCCTGATCTTATTAATAATGGTCTCGCATATCTAGGCCCACCTCCTACAAGTTCTAGACCAGCTGTCTGTTCAGTATGTCAACCAATTCCATGGATTCCATTCCCTCCTCTAGATATCCCAGCCCCATACACAACAACAATCGTGAGTAATACGTCAACTATATCTGAAATTGTCTCTTTCTACTCAACTCAGTCAGATGGGATCCCAGTTGTAGGTTCCACCGTATCCACCATCCCTCCACCAATTACAGCACCTCAACCGGTAACTGTCACAATTACACAAAGTGGCCGTACAATCACTACTACATATTACCCACAAAGTAGTCAAAGTTCAATGGCTTCGACCTCTAGCGCTTCTTccccttcttctttgtcCAACGGCTCTAAGTCATCTAGTTCTAGTTCTGGTTCTAGTTCTGCTTCCAGTTCTAGTTCCAGTCCTAGTTCCAGTTCTACTTCTAACTCCAACTTGCACACCACTGTCACCTCCATTGGTACTGTTCCGGTAACCGAGGTTGTTTCAGACTCTCCATCCACCGACGCCTCTGGCCATGTCACTACTGTTGAGTCCACTTATGTTCTCGTTGGTTCTTCATCTGAATTGATCTCAGCCCCATACACCACCACTATTGTCAGTGATGGTTCCTCTGAAACAGATGTTGTTTCGTACTACCCAACCACCGACTCTAATGGGGATGTCATTGTCACAGTCACCACATTGACCAAGTCTAAGTCATCTACTTCTACTTCTAACTCCAACTTGCACACCACTGTCACCACCATTGGTACTGTTCCAGTCACCGAGGTTGTTTCAGACTCTCCATCCACCGATGCCTCTGGCCATGTCACTACTGCCGAATCCACTTATGTTCTCGTTGGTTCTTCATCTGAATTGATCTCAGCCCCATACACCACCACTATTGTCAGTGATGGTTCATCTGAAACAGATGTTGTTTCGTACTACCCAACTACTTACTCGAACGGAGATGTCACTGTCACTGTCACTACATTGACCAAGTACCATAATAGTAGTACTATCGTTACCAATAAATCAACCCAACATAAAACGGATGACGTTATAAGCACTATCATCACTACTGATTCTGTTGTTTTCACACAGATTGTAACTTACTGTCCACTCACTGATAAGTCAGGCCATGTAGCAACCGCCGAATCCACATTTGTTTTAGTTGGCTCCAGTTCTGTTCCTATTCCAAAACCTTCCACTACTGTCCTCACAAAAAATACTATTACTGAAACTCAAGTTGTATCATGCTATCCAGCAACAGGCGAATCCGGTaatgttattatcaaatcTACTACCCAAACACTTGTTCCTAATTCATTCTCAACAATCCGTGCTGGTTCTGTAACAAATACAAACGTATTGACAGTTTATCCAACTAGTGATAAAGCTAGTAAGATTCAAATTGCATCTGCGGCTAACTCAATTGTTACCAATACACCATCTATTACCACATCTGCAAAATCAACTCCATCTGAGAGCCCTGTACATATAAATCCAGCACAGTCATTAAACTCTGTCAGTAGTGGTTTTGCATTCAATTCCGGGTCTACTATCAGAAGTACCATTCCACAATATACTGACAAACCAACATCATCTGCTGCCATCATATCTTCAGAAAATGGTGCTTCGTCCATCATTTCAAGCAATATTGTACTTACCGTATTAGTGTCCATCTTCTTTACCTTCGTTTTTTAA
- the MRH4 gene encoding ATP-dependent RNA helicase (similar to Saccharomyces cerevisiae MRH4 (YGL064C); ancestral locus Anc_6.223) — protein sequence MGLFRLAVNPLLSGGKRTSIPKAKKAFRLAKSVGNSKDGNYNNKKGTRFTNSYGKGNKKDVSSNQFTDLYNTRRKSDKNHNSVQQQMSFKYGEFGGLKEILDEDAERDASLIEKITEFEHLKILPAVRAAAKDIIVNESLIKSMKMSEEIESFRKSIRPSPIQVLTIKKLSKDLMAPKLKLNAIAAETGSGKTMAYLIPLMDYLKRQELETPDVWNSIKDNAIIRSVILVPTHELVHQVYSTIKNTEDSLNFHTYKWGSGTSHEEFIEKLKSRIDILVTTPAKLLSLFKIRVISRPDKILSQVKFVVLDEADTLLDRSWVEDTYHTIKNMPNTNHLIFCSATIPNEFNKTLERLFPTVTSISTPRLHKLPQSLNFKIINASLNPFKGSKMKVLAQILYAIMHDGTEPGLEKRCIVFVNEKKHVPKVVELLNSKYGHHSVGLTGSDSAEERLQKLKVFINSPKQLTNESAQQSDVQNEMVDQENHPSMETNHTNEVKIPNSNIILDTSMDNAQEDHTVTLSDALPIRVLVTTDLMARGLNFQGIKNIILYDVPKTSIDLVHRVGRTSRMKQRGRVFMIIDNKTRSWAKAIPSIIRKNKSLT from the coding sequence ATGGGGTTGTTTCGATTGGCTGTCAATCCTTTACTAAGTGGTGGTAAAAGAACTTCTATCCCTAAGGCCAAGAAAGCGTTCAGACTAGCTAAATCTGTAGGTAATAGCAAAGATGGAAATtataacaacaaaaaaGGAACTAGATTTACTAACTCATATGGTAAAGGTAATAAAAAGGACGTAAGCTCTAACCAATTTACTGATCTTTATAATACTAGGCGGAAGAGCGATAAGAATCATAATAGTGTGCAACAACAGATGTCCTTTAAATATGGTGAATTTGGCGGGTTGAAAGAGATCTTAGATGAGGATGCTGAGAGAGATGCTTCATTGATCGAGAAGATCACTGAATTCGAGCACTTGAAGATTTTGCCTGCTGTGAGGGCGGCAGCCAAAGATATCATAGTCAATGAATCTTTGATTAAGAGTATGAAAATGTCGGAGGAGATTGAATCGTTTAGAAAAAGCATTAGACCATCTCCCATTCAGGTATTGACAATCAAGAAACTATCTAAAGACTTGATGGCGCCTAAGTTAAAATTAAATGCTATTGCAGCTGAAACTGGATCGGGGAAAACGATGGCTTATTTAATACCGTTAATGGATTATTTGAAACGACAAGAACTAGAAACCCCCGATGTTTGGAACTCCATCAAGGATAATGCCATTATTCGATCTGTTATATTAGTCCCAACACACGAATTAGTCCATCAAGTATATAGCACGATAAAGAATACAGAggattctttgaattttcatACGTATAAATGGGGTAGTGGAACATCACACGAAGAATTCAtagagaaattgaaatcacGAATTGACATTCTAGTCACTACTCCGGCAAAACTTCTATCTTTATTCAAGATACGTGTGATTAGTAGACCAGATAAAATTTTATCTCAAGTGAAATTTGTTGTACTTGATGAAGCAGACACTTTATTAGATAGGTCATGGGTAGAAGATACATATCATACTATTAAAAACATGCCTAATACcaatcatttaattttttgttctgCTACTATTCccaatgaatttaataagaCGCTAGAAAGATTATTTCCTACTGTGACATCAATTTCTACACCAAGACTACATAAATTACCTcaatcattgaattttaaGATTATTAATGCTTCGTTAAATCCGTTTAAAGGATCCAAGATGAAAGTTTTAGCCCAAATATTATATGCAATAATGCATGATGGAACTGAACCAGGACTAGAAAAAAGATGTATAGTCTTTGTTAATGAAAAGAAGCACGTTCCTAAAGTGGTTGAATTGTTGAATAGTAAGTACGGTCACCATTCAGTTGGGCTAACTGGTAGTGATTCTGCTGAAGAGCGGCTCCAGAAGTTAAAGGTCTTTATAAACTCTCCAAAGCAATTAACTAACGAGAGTGCTCAACAATCTGATGtacaaaatgaaatggTTGATCAAGAAAATCATCCTTCCATGGAAACTAACCATACTAATGAAGTTAAAATTCCAAACTCAAATATTATCCTCGATACATCTATGGACAACGCCCAGGAGGATCATACAGTGACTTTATCTGATGCGTTGCCAATAAGGGTACTAGTGACTACAGATCTTATGGCAAGAGGGTTGAACTTCCAAggaataaagaatattatattatatgatgTTCCCAAAACGTCCATCGATTTAGTTCATCGTGTAGGTAGAACAAGTAGAATGAAACAACGTGGCAGGGTGTTTATGATTATAGATAATAAAACTAGGTCATGGGCAAAGGCTATTCCATCGATTATAAGGAAGAATAAATCATTGacataa
- the ALG2 gene encoding GDP-Man:Man(1)GlcNAc(2)-PP-dolichol alpha-1,3-mannosyltransferase (similar to Saccharomyces cerevisiae ALG2 (YGL065C); ancestral locus Anc_6.219) — MSNSKEGSVSIAFIHPDLGIGGAERLIVDAALGLQQQGNKVIIYTSHCDKSHCFEEIKDGTIEVEVIGDHLPTHIYGKFAIVCATIRQIFLTSQLLLTKKAINYDVFIVDQLSTCLILLHKYTSAVTLFYCHFPDQYLTKRDSLLKKLYRIPFDLIEQFTISTADHVVVNSNFTKSMYHRAFKYLNDTEPDVIYPCVSLSNDPINEGDEKLFSHLLNPEDKFYLSINRFDRAKNILLALKSFALSGESKNDNAKLLICGGYDERVIENVICLKELQREADILKLSYSTIFYPEFERNKDLDMFTAKHSKIIFLTSISTSLKELLLNKTEMLLYTPTNEHFGIVPVEAMKHGKPVLATTSGGPLETVETLIPGRNDSAATGWLRDPKPERWAKVIDEWIVLQKDPNSKINFGKSGPNRVKKHFSRDSMTQSFEDIIEKLIWKPKYTYQWENVVGPIFNLILQLILTRLFPGQMWPFISLAIFALLLRDFRSLVYWVFALILLNAL, encoded by the coding sequence ATGTCGAATTCGAAAGAGGGTTCTGTATCAATTGCATTTATTCATCCAGATTTAGGTATTGGGGGCGCAGAACGATTGATCGTGGACGCTGCCTTAGGTTTGCAACAACAGGGCAACAAAGTCATCATATACACAAGCCATTGCGATAAATCACACTGTTTTGAGGAAATTAAAGATGGCACCATTGAAGTAGAAGTCATCGGAGATCATTTACCAACTCACATATATGGTAAATTCGCTATCGTTTGTGCTACTATAAgacaaatatttttgacTTCACAGCTGCTCCTCACCAAGAAGGCCATTAACTATGACGTCTTCATAGTTGATCAATTGTCAACTTGTCTTATATTATTGCATAAATATACTTCTGCTGTCACTTTATTCTATTGTCATTTCCCTGACCAATATTTGACCAAAAGAGATAGTCTCCTAAAGAAGTTATATCGTATCCCatttgatttaattgagCAGTTCACTATTAGTACAGCAGATCATGTTGTCGTCAACTCCAATTTTACGAAATCAATGTATCATAGGGctttcaaatatttgaacGATACTGAACCAGATGTCATTTATCCATGCGTTAGTTTATCTAACGATCCAATAAATGAGGgagatgaaaaattattcagTCATTTATTAAATCCGGAAGATAAATTCTATTTAAGTATTAATAGGTTCGATAGGGCCAAAAATATACTCTTAGcattgaaatcatttgCCCTATCAGGAGAATCAAAGAATGATAATgctaaattattaatatgtGGTGGTTACGATGAAAGGGTCATTGAAAACGTTATTTGCTTAAAGGAACTGCAAAGGGAAGCTGATATATTAAAGTTATCATATTCAACGATATTTTATCctgaatttgaaagaaataaagaTTTAGATATGTTTACAGCCAAACACAGTAAAATTATCTTTTTAACTTCTATTTCTACATCcttaaaagaattattgtTAAATAAAACAGAAATGTTATTATATACTCCAACAAATGAACATTTCGGTATAGTTCCTGTGGAAGCAATGAAACATGGGAAACCTGTCTTAGCAACAACATCTGGTGGTCCATTAGAAACAGTTGAAACTTTAATTCCAGGAAGGAACGATTCCGCTGCAACAGGCTGGCTAAGAGATCCCAAACCAGAACGTTGGGCAAAAGTTATTGATGAATGGATCGTTCTGCAAAAGGACCCTAATTCTAAAAttaattttggaaaaagtGGACCAAATAGAGTTAAGAAACATTTTTCTCGCGATTCCATGACTCAATCATTCGAAGatataattgaaaaattaatctGGAAACCTAAATATACCTACCAATGGGAAAACGTTGTAGGACCTatctttaatttgattttacAATTAATTTTAACGCGCCTTTTCCCAGGTCAGATGTGGCCATTCATATCACTCGCTATCTTTGCGTTACTATTAAGAGATTTTAGATCTTTAGTTTACTGGGTATTTGCtttgattttattaaatgcTTTATAG
- the PUS2 gene encoding pseudouridine synthase PUS2 (similar to Saccharomyces cerevisiae PUS2 (YGL063W) and PUS1 (YPL212C); ancestral locus Anc_6.226), whose translation MSLKAILSSIKKTLLGTTPTTNEVIRKIPKRRVAIMLGYRGTGYYGMQYNPPRETIESTLFNALVSVDAISEKNSLDISKNGLMRTARTDKGVHAAGNLISLKVLMKDPNTLNELKTKLNGVLSESGSGLKIWDIRRINKSFNCRKVCSSRWYEYLLPACVLDNTVTRGPLNLDILKKYRVSDTILNKFQNVSNQYIGSHNFHNFTVKKTSTDLSCKRYVKKIIIAPLVDMNNIEWISVRLHGQSFMMNQIRKMLSLAIYLTRYDYPSSTVNSLFATDIKVYIPNAPASGLLLDFPIFDAYNEKLIKLGYSPIEFNQYRKKMNDFKKK comes from the coding sequence ATGTCTTTAAAAGCGATACTCTCATCGATCAAGAAGACACTGCTTGGAACAACACCGACGACGAATGAGGTTATAAGAAAGATCCCTAAACGTAGAGTAGCCATAATGTTAGGTTATCGAGGAACAGGATATTATGGAATGCAATATAATCCTCCCAGAGAAACTATAGAGTCTACATTATTCAATGCCTTGGTTTCTGTAGATGCGATAtctgaaaaaaattcattggATATAAGTAAGAATGGATTAATGAGAACCGCAAGGACAGATAAAGGAGTCCATGCTGCTGGTAATTTGATATCTTTGAAGGTTCTTATGAAGGATCCAAACActttaaatgaattgaaaactaAACTTAACGGTGTGCTATCAGAATCTGGATCTGGATTAAAAATCTGGGATATTagaagaataaataaatccTTTAATTGTAGGAAAGTTTGTAGCTCTCGATGGTATGAATACTTGCTACCTGCTTGTGTATTGGACAATACTGTAACGAGGGGTCCTTTGAATTtggatattttgaaaaaatatagagTTTCTGATACAATActtaataaatttcaaaatgtaTCAAATCAGTATATCGGATCACATAACTTTCATAATTTCACAGTGAAGAAAACGTCCACAGACTTATCTTGTAAAAGATatgttaaaaaaattataatcGCTCCACTTGTGGATATGAATAATATAGAATGGATATCAGTTAGATTGCACGGCCAATCATTCATGATGAATCAGATCAGAAAAATGTTATCTTTAGCAATATATTTGACACGGTACGATTATCCTTCATCTACAGTAAACTCACTTTTCGCTACAGATATAAAAGTGTACATTCCTAACGCACCTGCTTCAGGATTACTTCTTGATTTCCCCATATTCGATGCAtacaatgaaaaattaatcaaaCTCGGATACTCACCTATCGAATTCAACCAAtatagaaagaaaatgaatgatttcaaaaaaaaataa
- the NPY1 gene encoding NAD(+) diphosphatase (similar to Saccharomyces cerevisiae NPY1 (YGL067W); ancestral locus Anc_6.216), with the protein MSGISNPTTFFGETDVNRVSFLRSDPEFVRSALSDKSSIFVPFISGEALMEGKDLLTINLGAHEELQTIIHKLLPLLNTKEIRIDASGVGLTFLGLKETLDSSFEYKSTYKGTPYFGINFELNDDTTLIKLQDISLLSQYRKVGREDIFKLSNDVASLYSHAKMYLDWLSKYKFCPGCGSVVYPIDAGTKLQCSNEDTSIRCNVRDANVNNVCFPRTDPVVIVAMTSRDFSKICLARSRRRYGDFIMYSTIAGFMEPAETVENACTREIWEETGIRCNEISMICTQPWPYPVNLMIGCLGIVDFNGINEKISLDHDAELLDAQWFDTEEVTQYLDKYTGGSLLNFKDGIVLPGETAVAYQLISYVCGKFKKANDSKL; encoded by the coding sequence ATGTCCGGCATTAGTAATCCGACAACTTTCTTCGGTGAAACCGATGTGAACAGAGTTTCATTCTTGAGATCGGATCCAGAATTCGTCAGATCTGCATTATCTGACAAATCCAGTATATTCGTTCCTTTCATCAGTGGTGAAGCCTTAATGGAAGGTAAGGACTTGTTAACAATAAACTTGGGCGCACatgaagaattacaaaCCATTATCCATAAATTGTTGCCTCTGCTTAACacaaaagaaataagaATTGATGCCTCAGGTGTCGGTTTAACTTTCCTTGGTTTGAAAGAAACATTAGATTCCTCCTTCGAATATAAGTCTACTTATAAAGGAACACCATATTTTGGtattaattttgaattgaatgatgatacCACTTTGATAAAATTGCAAGATATTTCATTACTTTCACAATATCGTAAAGTTGGTAGAGAAGATATATTCAAGTTATCAAATGATGTTGCTTCTTTATATTCTCATGCCAAGATGTATTTGGATTGGTTATCCAAATATAAATTCTGTCCAGGATGTGGGTCTGTCGTATATCCTATAGATGCAGGTACCAAATTACAATGTAGTAATGAAGATACTTCCATTCGTTGTAACGTTAGAGACGCGAACGTTAATAACGTATGTTTCCCTAGAACTGATCCAGTGGTTATTGTAGCCATGACATCAAGAGATTTCAGTAAGATTTGTTTAGCAAgatcaagaagaaggtaTGGTGATTTCATTATGTATTCTACCATTGCTGGATTTATGGAACCTGCAGAAACTGTAGAAAATGCCTGTACAAGGGAAATTTGGGAAGAAACTGGTATTAGATGTAATGAAATATCAATGATTTGTACTCAACCATGGCCATATCCTGTCAATCTAATGATTGGATGTTTGGGTATAGTAGATTTTAATGgtataaatgaaaaaattagttTGGACCATGATGCAGAGTTGTTAGATGCACAATGGTTCGATACGGAGGAAGTTACTCAATACTTGGATAAATATACCGGAGGGTCATTGCTAAACTTTAAGGATGGTATTGTGTTACCTGGTGAAACTGCTGTTGCGTACCAATTAATAAGTTATGTTTGTGGGAAGTTCAAAAAAGCAAATGACTCAAAGTTGTGA
- the SGF73 gene encoding deubiquitination module subunit SGF73 (similar to Saccharomyces cerevisiae SGF73 (YGL066W); ancestral locus Anc_6.218), with translation MDSNLQIKGIKLDMQQKFPPDNNDGWKHLLSSAKVTPAQFTRINQETKEKYFSENATIIEDSLDTLSEYRVCNQCGKPIKLYALIAHLENGCKSIAKENNNSNNTVINSSTSTTLRDSTPDISSNVKTSYDDNPPVQNNVVSGKSMKNLPTKRPPPSDNDDDDDEDDDDDDDDEDDDEDDEEEDDTDQTNGSKKNNNSTRKTSKSQSKSKSEKDNKSTKRQRKVKQRNPTDKHLIDFDKQCGVQLPEGGYCARSLTCKSHSMGAKRAVEGRTEPFDTLLAEYHKTHQTKIGAAAEKRAKQQELLKIQKQIQKEQKEQKKLLQQQKRQKKLASKQKEPSSTKGRGGGRTKNSTSGKNGSNVPKLTPEEETTQVLNGVSRAFPLPLETTTLSSTRYRTKYFRMREMFASSFPIRPGYSTPGYGSIHSRVGCLDIDKSTDYKFRIRTPQPMNPPPQQTLTPQQIQKLQQHRMMQEQMLAQQRQQQLQFQQQQQQQQRPSQGVGQPQMVNQQSGLPTNSSPLPNGQQVNNKANMEGDKGLTPQEIQLQQQKLRQQQIQQQKFEDAAFHLANATKLMEGSNINIGVPSSSSGTNTNLGAASPNQQQQQQQQQQQQQQQQQQQIQIQQQLRQQVGSPVNVGIGNPVNGFGGGLIE, from the coding sequence ATGGATAGCAATCTACAAATAAAGGGTATCAAATTAGATATGCAGCAGAAATTTCCACCTGACAATAATGACGGTTGGAAACATTTACTGTCTTCAGCAAAAGTGACACCTGCTCAATTTACTCGAATCAATCAAGAAACGAAGGAGAAATATTTCAGTGAAAATGCTacaattattgaagattCGCTTGACACATTATCTGAATATAGAGTTTGTAACCAATGTGGAAAACctataaaattatatgcATTAATTGCACATTTAGAAAATGGTTGTAAGAGCATTGcaaaggaaaataataatagtaataatacgGTAATCAACTCTTCTACTTCCACTACTTTGAGAGATAGTACACCTGATATAAGTTCGAATGTGAAGACATCTTATGATGACAACCCACCTGTACAGAATAATGTAGTATCAGGTAAAAGTATGAAAAATCTCCCAACGAAAAGACCTCCACCGAgtgataatgatgacgacgatgacgaagatgatgacgacgacgacgatgatgaagacgatgatgaagacgacgaagaagaagacgatACAGATCAAACCAATGGTtctaaaaagaataataactCGACTCGTAAAACATCAAAATCacaatcaaaatcaaaatcagaAAAGGAcaataaatcaacaaaGAGACAGAGGAAGGTGAAACAAAGAAATCCAACTGACAAgcatttaattgattttgataaacAATGTGGTGTCCAACTTCCAGAAGGGGGGTATTGTGCAAGATCATTGACTTGTAAATCTCATTCAATGGGAGCTAAGAGAGCAGTTGAAGGTCGTACCGAGCCATTCGATACATTACTAGCAGAATATCATAAGACTCATCAAACTAAGATTGGGGCAGCAGCTGAAAAACGTGCTAAACAACAAGAATTGTTGAAAATACAgaaacaaattcaaaaagaacaaaaggAACAGAAGAAGTTATTACAACAACAGAAAAGACAAAAGAAATTAGCAAGCAAACAAAAGGAACCGTCATCCACAAAAGGACGAGGTGGAGGAAGAACTAAAAACTCTACCTCTGGTAAAAATGGTTCTAATGTGCCTAAATTGACACCAGAGGAAGAAACAACTCAAGTACTAAACGGAGTCTCAAGAGCGTTCCCATTACCCTTAGAAACTACAACGCTGTCATCTACGAGGTACAGAACCAAGTATTTCAGAATGAGAGAAATGTTCGCATCGTCATTCCCAATTAGACCAGGCTATTCTACTCCTGGTTATGGTTCTATTCATTCGAGAGTTGGCTGTCTGGATATAGATAAAAGTACAGATTATAAGTTTCGTATTAGGACTCCGCAACCAATGAACCCACCACCTCAACAAACATTAACTCCACAACAGATACAAAAGTTACAGCAACATAGAATGATGCAAGAACAAATGCTAGCTCAACAAAggcaacaacaactacagtttcagcaacaacagcaacagcaacagcgACCCAGCCAAGGTGTAGGTCAACCACAAATGGTAAACCAACAATCCGGACTACCAACAAATTCATCTCCATTACCAAACGGACAACaagttaataataaagctAATATGGAAGGGGACAAAGGATTGACTCCACAAGAAAtacaattacaacaacaaaaactGCGACAGCAACAAATACAGcaacaaaaatttgaagatgcTGCTTTCCATTTAGCTAATGCCACAAAATTAATGGAAGGGtcaaatattaatatagGTGTcccatcatcatcgtcagGAACGAACACTAACTTAGGAGCTGCATCTCcaaatcaacaacaacaacaacaacaacaacaacaacagcagcagcagcagcagcagcagcaaaTTCAAATACAGCAACAATTGCGACAACAAGTCGGAAGTCCTGTGAATGTAGGGATTGGTAATCCTGTTAATGGATTTGGTGGAGGGTTAATTGAATAG